From the genome of Symphalangus syndactylus isolate Jambi chromosome 7, NHGRI_mSymSyn1-v2.1_pri, whole genome shotgun sequence, one region includes:
- the FAM110B gene encoding protein FAM110B, with protein sequence MPTETLQTGSMVKPVSPAGTFTSAVPLRILNKGPDYFRRQAEPNPKRLSAVERLEADKAKYVKSQEVINAKQEPVKPAVLAKPPVCPAAKRALGSPTLKVFGNHAKTESGVQRENLKLEILKNIINSSEGSSSGSGHKHSSRNWPPHRSEATDLHRHSFAESLKVYPTQGRSSPQEGGSHVSRRLLEQSAESFLHVSHSSSDIRKVTSVKPLKAIPCSSSAPPLPPKPKIAAIASMKSPEADPVEPACGVSRRPSLQRSKSDLSDRYFRVDADVERFFNYCGLDPEELENLGMENFARANSDIISLNFRSASMISSDCEQSQDSNSDLRNDDSANDRVPYGISAIERNARIIKWLYSIKQARESQKVSHV encoded by the coding sequence ATGCCCACGGAGACCCTACAGACAGGTAGCATGGTGAAGCCGGTCAGCCCCGCGGGCACCTTCACCTCTGCCGTGCCCCTGCGCATCCTGAACAAGGGGCCAGACTACTTCCGCAGGCAGGCTGAGCCCAACCCCAAGAGGCTCAGCGCCGTGGAGAGGCTGGAGGCCGACAAGGCCAAGTACGTCAAGAGCCAGGAGGTGATCAACGCCAAGCAGGAGCCCGTGAAGCCCGCCGTGCTGGCCAAGCCCCCAGTGTGCCCAGCTGCCAAGCGCGCACTGGGCAGCCCCACGCTCAAAGTGTTCGGCAACCACGCCAAGACCGAGAGCGGCGTGCAGAGGGAGAACCTGAAGCTGGAGATCCTGAAGAACATCATCAATAGCTCCGAGGGCTCCAGCTCGGGCTCAGGGCACAAGCACAGCTCCCGCAACTGGCCGCCCCACCGGTCGGAAGCCACTGACCTGCACCGTCACTCTTTCGCGGAGTCCCTGAAGGTCTACCCCACGCAGGGCCGCAGCAGCCCGCAGGAGGGCGGCTCCCACGTGAGCAGGAGACTGCTGGAGCAGTCAGCCGAGTCCTTCCTCCACGTGTCCCACAGCTCTTCGGACATCCGCAAGGTGACCAGCGTGAAGCCCCTCAAGGCCATCCCCTGCAGTAGctctgcccctcccctgcctcccaagCCCAAAATCGCAGCCATCGCCTCCATGAAGTCCCCCGAGGCCGACCCTGTGGAACCAGCTTGTGGAGTCAGCCGAAGACCCTCCCTCCAGCGGTCTAAGTCAGACTTGAGTGACAGATATTTCCGAGTGGACGCGGACGTGGAGAGGTTCTTCAACTACTGTGGACTGGACCCGGAAGAGCTGGAAAACCTGGGAATGGAAAACTTTGCAAGGGCTAATTCTGACATAATATCCCTCAACTTCCGCAGCGCAAGCATGATCAGCTCAGACTGTGAACAGTCTCAGGACAGTAACAGTGACCTTAGAAATGATGACAGTGCCAATGACCGCGTGCCGTATGGCATTTCTGCCATCGAAAGAAATGCTAGAATCATCAAGTGGTTATATAGCATCAAACAAGCTAGAGAGTCACAGAAGGTCTCCCACGTGTAA